CCAGCCGAAGGTGCATGGCAGTTCCAGTCCGTCCAGGGCGGCCAGTACGCCCGAAGTGCCAGCTCCCACGTAAATGAGGCGGCTGTCAGGGATGCGCAATCGCTCTACTGTGGCCAGGGCGGCCTTTTCGATGTGGCTTATGGCCTTTTCGACGGCGGACACGCCGTCGAGCTGGTCCTGCCACAGGACCGAAAGCACGGCTTCCGAGGGCCAGGTGTCGATTCCCGCCGAGCCATGGCTGACGTGTTCCGTGACGGATGGAGTGGAATCAATTTTTGCTGACATAGGAGGCTTCTTAGCACACAGGTGTGTGACAGGAAAGAAAATCAACTTATTTCGGTCACCGAGTTTAGCCGATTTGTTTGCACTGGGAGTGTCTATTGGGTACGTCTTATACAGGAGTGTAAACCATGCAAGATCAAAGGCTCTTGGTAGGAATAGATGGCGGCGGCACGAAATGTCGCGCCAGGGTGGCCACCATGGACGGTGAAGTCCTGGGTGAAGGGCAGGGCGGTCCGGCCAACACCCGTTTGGGGCTCGATGTCGCCTTCGGCAGTATCATTGCTGCCGTTGATATAGCCCTGGCTTCGTCAGGCCTTGATCTGGACAGGAAAAAGGAAATCCACGCCGGGCTTGGGCTGGCCGGTCTGTCTCTCAAACGGGAACGAGACATGGTGGCTGCGTATGATCATCCCTTTGCCTCCATGACCGTTGAATCCGATGCCTATATCGCCTGTCTGGGCGCGCATGGTCGGACCGACGGGGCTATTCTCATCCTCGGCACGGGCAGTTGCGGCACCGCTCTTTTGGGCGGTGTGGAGCACACGGTGGGCGGCTGGGGGTTTGAAATATCGGATCATGCCAGTGGTGCCCATATCGGCTACCAGGCTGTCCGGGCTTCTCTGCTCGCCCTGGAGGGCGTCATTCCTTGGGGTGGGCTGTCCAGCGAGATCATGGAACAACTGGGCAATTCACCGGAGAAGGCCGTGCCTTGGGCCGAGACGGCCACCCCTGGAAAATATGGTAAATTTGCTCCCAGTGTCTCCAAATGGGCCATGGAGGGTGACCCCCTGGCAATTCGCATCATGCGTGAGGCAGGCGAAGACGCCGGATTGCTGCTTCGGGCCTTGGAGGCCAAGGGTGCGGAATGCGTTGCGCTCATAGGCGGCGTGGCCTCGGTCATTGAGCCGTGGCTGCCCGCGGACGTGATGCACCTGATTGTTTCCCCTGCGGGAGATTCGTTGGACGGAGCCTTGTTGCTGGCCCGCATGCATCTTGAAGGAGGAGAGTGACCATGAGCGAGGCGATTGATCCTACCGCGACCTTGATGCACAAGGAGACGTGCGAAGCCCCTGCCGTGGTCGCGCTCCAAAAGGAGAAAAACGACACTGTCTGCGCCGAACTCGCAGCCCGCTTTCTCAGCAATCCTCCCCGCTTGGTGGCGACCTGCGCAAGGGGGAGTTCCGACCATGCGGCCACCTATGCCAAGTACCTGATGGAAATCCATCTCGGCATTCCGGTCATGTCCGTGGGCCCTTCGGTGGGGTCGATATATAAGCGTCCCATGAATTTCAAGGATTGTCTTTTTGTGGTCATATCCCAGTCCGGCAAAAGCCCGGACCTTCTCGCCAGTGTTGAATGGGCCAGAGACAACGGCGCCTTCGTCCTGGCCCTGGTGAACCGGGAGGATTCCCCTGCGGCAGCCATGGCGGATGCGGTCATTCCCCTTCTGGCCGGAGCGGAAAAGAGCGTGGCCGCCACCAAATCCTATATCGCCTCGTTGAGCGCATTGCTCCATTTCACTGCCGCCGTGTCCGGTGACATGGCCTTGGGCCGTGCCTTCAACACCCTGCCGGAGGAATTGGAAAGAGCCTTGGGACTCTCCTGGGACGAAGCAGTGGAACCGCTGGCCGATGCCGAGAATCTGTTCGTGATCGGGCGTGGACTGAGTTTCGGGGTGGCGCTGGAAGCCGCCCTCAAGCTCAAGGAGACTTCCGGCCTCCACGGCGAGGGCATCAGCGGTGCGGAGATCATGCACGGTCCGCTGGCCCTTGTACGCCGCCGGTCCAGGATATTGGCCTTCAGCCAGGAGGACGAAACCCGTCCAGGCCTGTTGGAACTGGCCGGGGTCCTGCGCGGCAAGGGGGCCAAGCTCTACATGGCCGAAGAAGGTGAGCCGATGCCGGGGCGTCTGCCCATCGTGCCGGGGATGCATCCCGCTGCCGCTCCCATCGCCATGATTCAGTCCTTTTACTGCATGGCGAACCTGCTTTCCTTGGCCCGAGGCATGAACCCGGATACCCCGCCTTCGCTCAAGAAAGTTACGGAGACCCTGTGATGCGACAGTTTTTCGTCAACGGGCGAATTTTCACCGGCGACATGTTTGCCGACGGGTATGGAGTGGAAGTGCGGGACGGGATGATTACGGCCCTGCACCCCGAGGAACTTCCGCCCGGAGATGCCCGGGTGGTTGATCTCGGCGGCAACCTGCTTGCGCCCGGATTTATCGATATCCAGGTCAACGGGGGCGGCGGGGTGCTTTTCAATGACACTCCGGACATGAAGACCATCGAAACGATCATCGAGGCGCATCGTCGGTTTGGTACCACCAGCCTGCTTCCCACGTTCATTTCCGACAGATGGGACGGCATGGTCCGGGCTGCCGAGGCTGTGAGGCGGGGTATTGCGCAACGGATGCCAGGTTTGCGCGGCGTCCATTTCGAAGGTCCGTATATCAATGTGGATCGCAAGGGCATTCATCTGGAGGAGAATATCCGTTCAGTCGATGAAGCGGCTCTGGATATGCTCTCCTCGGGCGACATGGGCGTGGTGATGACCACTGTGGCCCCGGAAAAAGTGTCCCCGGAATATATCGGCTCACTGGCCAGGGCCGGAGTCCTGGTGTGCGCCGGGCATACTGCGGCCACCTATGAACAGGCCAGGGCCGGGCTTGAAGCCGGTATTGTCGGATTCACGCATCTTTTCAACGCCATGTCGCCCCTGACGAGCAGGGAACCGGGCGTGGTC
This sequence is a window from Pseudodesulfovibrio sp. S3. Protein-coding genes within it:
- a CDS encoding BadF/BadG/BcrA/BcrD ATPase family protein; this encodes MQDQRLLVGIDGGGTKCRARVATMDGEVLGEGQGGPANTRLGLDVAFGSIIAAVDIALASSGLDLDRKKEIHAGLGLAGLSLKRERDMVAAYDHPFASMTVESDAYIACLGAHGRTDGAILILGTGSCGTALLGGVEHTVGGWGFEISDHASGAHIGYQAVRASLLALEGVIPWGGLSSEIMEQLGNSPEKAVPWAETATPGKYGKFAPSVSKWAMEGDPLAIRIMREAGEDAGLLLRALEAKGAECVALIGGVASVIEPWLPADVMHLIVSPAGDSLDGALLLARMHLEGGE
- a CDS encoding SIS domain-containing protein, whose amino-acid sequence is MSEAIDPTATLMHKETCEAPAVVALQKEKNDTVCAELAARFLSNPPRLVATCARGSSDHAATYAKYLMEIHLGIPVMSVGPSVGSIYKRPMNFKDCLFVVISQSGKSPDLLASVEWARDNGAFVLALVNREDSPAAAMADAVIPLLAGAEKSVAATKSYIASLSALLHFTAAVSGDMALGRAFNTLPEELERALGLSWDEAVEPLADAENLFVIGRGLSFGVALEAALKLKETSGLHGEGISGAEIMHGPLALVRRRSRILAFSQEDETRPGLLELAGVLRGKGAKLYMAEEGEPMPGRLPIVPGMHPAAAPIAMIQSFYCMANLLSLARGMNPDTPPSLKKVTETL
- the nagA gene encoding N-acetylglucosamine-6-phosphate deacetylase; the protein is MRQFFVNGRIFTGDMFADGYGVEVRDGMITALHPEELPPGDARVVDLGGNLLAPGFIDIQVNGGGGVLFNDTPDMKTIETIIEAHRRFGTTSLLPTFISDRWDGMVRAAEAVRRGIAQRMPGLRGVHFEGPYINVDRKGIHLEENIRSVDEAALDMLSSGDMGVVMTTVAPEKVSPEYIGSLARAGVLVCAGHTAATYEQARAGLEAGIVGFTHLFNAMSPLTSREPGVVGAALEDKDSWVGVIADGHHIHFATLRVALAAKTQGKMLLITDAMPTVGAEDKFFVLQGQPITADGGRCCSAQGTLAGSDLDMAGAVRNAVEHLRLPLEEALRMASLYPARFLRLDDRLGRIALGFEADFVLLDHGLNVKETWIGGKAASA